One genomic segment of Trichococcus shcherbakoviae includes these proteins:
- a CDS encoding DUF1827 family protein: protein MKLIDVTNSHADLVREQLANTDAQFVKVYSLGQTTVIFTGAATHEDVIILNKNRRVKQSEIDFVLTKLLHLTVDDVEVMPGHNFVELSHLK from the coding sequence ATGAAATTGATCGATGTTACAAATAGCCACGCTGATCTTGTACGTGAGCAATTGGCCAACACCGATGCTCAATTTGTCAAAGTGTATTCTTTGGGACAAACTACAGTCATCTTTACCGGTGCCGCAACACATGAGGATGTCATCATCCTCAACAAAAATCGTCGCGTAAAACAAAGCGAAATCGACTTTGTGCTGACGAAATTGTTGCACCTTACCGTTGACGATGTGGAAGTTATGCCTGGTCATAACTTCGTGGAGCTATCTCATCTGAAATGA